One genomic region from Diabrotica undecimpunctata isolate CICGRU chromosome 9, icDiaUnde3, whole genome shotgun sequence encodes:
- the LOC140451252 gene encoding uncharacterized protein, protein MVDFSRFAKVLTEIKREFDERFSEFDALKPDLELFNNPMGVNIQNQSAEYQLELCEIQSDSFVQAKKTEDISTFWKSPRIVFLTFITTKTRNRMENDSLEASIRLTTTSIDIDVEKLVEDKPLPQIFH, encoded by the coding sequence ATGGTCGATTTCTCGAGGTTTGCAAAAgttcttacagaaataaaaagagaattcGATGAAAGATTTTCGGAATTTGATGCACTAAAACCCGATCTTGAGCTTTTTAATAATCCAATGGGAGTCAACATCCAGAACCAATCAGCAGAATACCAATTAGAGCTGTGCGAAATACAGTCCGATTCGTTTGTTCAAGCAAAGAAAACTGAGGACATAAGTACCTTTTGGAAGTCTCCAAGGATCGTTTTCCTAACCTTCATTACAACTAAAACACGTAATCGCATGGAAAACGATTCTCTGGAAGCGTCTATTAGACTCACTACGACTAGCATAGATATAGATGTGGAAAAGTTAGTAGAGGATAAACCCTTGCCTCAAATATttcattga